One genomic window of Nicotiana sylvestris chromosome 10, ASM39365v2, whole genome shotgun sequence includes the following:
- the LOC104224260 gene encoding HVA22-like protein c isoform X1 encodes MGSDNNVLAVIAKNIDVLALPLVSLVYPLYASIKAIETKSRADDRQWLTYWVLYSLITLFELTFSKAIEWFPIWSYAKLAAICWLVLPYFNGASYVYENFIRPFYRNPQVKIWYVPLKKDIFSKPDDVLTAAEKYIEEHGPQAFERLIAKQADRDARSRRNNYMIFDDDYRY; translated from the exons ATGGGTTCAGACAACAATGTTCTTGCTGTAATAGCCAAGAATATTGATGTTCTTGCTTT GCCTCTTGTCTCTCTTGTTTACCCTCT GTACGCTTCCATTAAGGCAATAGAAACAAAGTCTCGAGCAGATGATCGGCAATGGCTAACTTATTGGGTTCTTTATTCTTTGATTACTCTCTTTGAGCTTACCTTTTCTAAGGCCATTGAGTG GTTTCCAATATGGTCATATGCTAAGCTAGCTGCAATATGTTGGCTAGTTCTACCTTATTTCAATGGAGCTTCCTATGTTTATGAGAATTTCATAAGACCTTTTTATAGAAATCCACAAGTCAAAATCTGGTATGTTCCTCTGAAAAAAGACATTTTTAGTAAGCCAGATGATGTTCTAACTGCTGCTGAGAAATATATTGAAGAACACGGACCACAAGCATTTGAAAGGCTTATAGCCAAG CAGGCTGATAGAGATGCAAGAAGCAGGAGGAATAACTACATGATCTTTGATGATGATTATCGATATTGA
- the LOC104224260 gene encoding HVA22-like protein c isoform X2 yields MGSDNNVLAVIAKNIDVLALPLVSLVYPLYASIKAIETKSRADDRQWLTYWVLYSLITLFELTFSKAIEWFPIWSYAKLAAICWLVLPYFNGASYVYENFIRPFYRNPQVKIWYVPLKKDIFSKPDDVLTAAEKYIEEHGPQAFERLIAKADRDARSRRNNYMIFDDDYRY; encoded by the exons ATGGGTTCAGACAACAATGTTCTTGCTGTAATAGCCAAGAATATTGATGTTCTTGCTTT GCCTCTTGTCTCTCTTGTTTACCCTCT GTACGCTTCCATTAAGGCAATAGAAACAAAGTCTCGAGCAGATGATCGGCAATGGCTAACTTATTGGGTTCTTTATTCTTTGATTACTCTCTTTGAGCTTACCTTTTCTAAGGCCATTGAGTG GTTTCCAATATGGTCATATGCTAAGCTAGCTGCAATATGTTGGCTAGTTCTACCTTATTTCAATGGAGCTTCCTATGTTTATGAGAATTTCATAAGACCTTTTTATAGAAATCCACAAGTCAAAATCTGGTATGTTCCTCTGAAAAAAGACATTTTTAGTAAGCCAGATGATGTTCTAACTGCTGCTGAGAAATATATTGAAGAACACGGACCACAAGCATTTGAAAGGCTTATAGCCAAG GCTGATAGAGATGCAAGAAGCAGGAGGAATAACTACATGATCTTTGATGATGATTATCGATATTGA